Proteins from one Gimesia maris genomic window:
- a CDS encoding 3-keto-disaccharide hydrolase — protein MKSLNRLLPLLSLACLLAACSDSGPTEAQKKEAADEVSAIDLPEKTLETLFDVEEGFTLLSLKDFEVFNAKSKEPVEGKNWSETDGVLSCKGTPRGYLYSHESFGNCTIRLEYRFPESAEKNENPNTGFLFFITGENRIWPKCLEVQGKFAEMAHIKSNSKEIQLEVTDNEAAREKARRPIGEWNTIEVVCKDGALTSVLNGTQIATSKPSELKSGFFGIQSEGDAVEFRNIRVQKLTD, from the coding sequence ATGAAATCCCTGAATCGACTTTTGCCTCTGCTTTCACTGGCCTGTCTGCTGGCGGCCTGCTCTGATTCCGGCCCGACGGAAGCACAAAAAAAAGAAGCCGCCGACGAAGTTTCTGCCATCGATCTTCCTGAAAAAACGTTAGAAACATTATTCGATGTGGAAGAAGGTTTCACCCTGCTCAGTCTCAAAGACTTTGAAGTTTTCAATGCGAAATCCAAAGAACCCGTCGAGGGGAAAAACTGGAGCGAAACAGACGGTGTACTATCCTGTAAAGGCACGCCCCGCGGTTACCTGTATTCTCACGAGTCGTTCGGCAATTGTACGATCCGCCTGGAATATCGTTTCCCCGAATCCGCCGAAAAAAATGAAAATCCGAATACCGGGTTCCTGTTTTTTATCACCGGCGAAAACCGGATCTGGCCGAAATGCCTGGAAGTGCAAGGCAAATTCGCAGAGATGGCTCATATCAAATCGAACAGTAAAGAGATCCAGCTGGAAGTGACAGACAATGAAGCAGCCCGCGAAAAAGCCCGCCGACCGATTGGGGAATGGAATACCATTGAAGTCGTCTGCAAAGACGGGGCGCTGACGTCTGTCCTGAACGGCACACAGATCGCCACCTCGAAGCCCAGCGAACTGAAGTCCGGCTTTTTCGGTATTCAATCCGAAGGCGACGCCGTCGAATTTCGCAACATCCGCGTGCAGAAACTGACCGATTGA
- a CDS encoding SpoVG family protein, which yields MEISEVRIKLMNDPHERLLAFCSITFDVSFVIRDLKIIQGAKGAFVAMPSRKLMDRCPKCHTKNHLRASFCNQCGIRLDENRADKDDAGRARLYADIAHPINSECRELIQEEVLKAYREEKVSAQQDGYICRYDDFGEEDFARLGPYEEDYEEAPVSQSPAAESTHIRKGSQVFRIDSGESGSDRSRPHHTADDQPAPKKVTSNDNEAGGKGDTFGSGIV from the coding sequence ATGGAGATCAGTGAAGTACGCATCAAGTTGATGAATGATCCACACGAAAGATTACTGGCGTTTTGCTCAATTACTTTCGATGTTTCGTTTGTTATCCGAGATCTGAAAATCATCCAGGGGGCAAAAGGTGCCTTCGTGGCAATGCCCAGCCGCAAGCTGATGGACCGGTGTCCCAAATGTCACACCAAAAACCATTTGCGCGCTTCCTTCTGCAATCAGTGTGGTATCAGACTCGATGAAAATCGAGCCGACAAAGATGACGCCGGCCGTGCCAGGCTATACGCGGATATCGCCCATCCCATCAATTCCGAGTGCCGTGAACTGATCCAGGAAGAGGTCCTGAAAGCCTACCGGGAAGAAAAAGTTTCAGCCCAGCAGGATGGCTACATCTGTCGCTACGACGATTTCGGCGAAGAGGACTTTGCCCGCCTGGGACCCTACGAAGAAGACTACGAAGAGGCACCCGTCTCACAGTCTCCCGCTGCGGAATCAACGCATATTCGTAAGGGGAGTCAGGTTTTTCGTATCGATTCTGGCGAGTCAGGTTCGGACCGCAGCCGACCCCATCACACGGCAGATGATCAACCCGCCCCCAAGAAAGTCACATCCAATGATAATGAGGCAGGGGGTAAGGGGGATACGTTCGGATCTGGTATCGTTTGA
- the ispE gene encoding 4-(cytidine 5'-diphospho)-2-C-methyl-D-erythritol kinase → MLFAYSNPGTLTVHAPAKLNLYLSIDDKRSDGFHEITSLMLSVGIYDTLVFTEEPSAEVELRVTEANSLLTPLKKNRQRIPAGEENLVVRAIRLLQEQTGQHQGIRIELIKRIPAEAGLGGGSSDAAAALFAANKLWRLGLSISELCEIAAKLGSDIPFFLTASHSAICRGRGEIIEPVSVPQCLHFVVVRPQSGLSTAEVYRHCRVGSHSENQVEQLVSNLASGQFHALSSLMLNDLQAPAEKLNSDILILKDYFSKQSVLGHMMSGSGTAYFGVCQNRAQASQIAARLRSTVKGHVFVVQNRL, encoded by the coding sequence ATGCTATTCGCTTACTCCAATCCTGGCACCCTGACAGTTCACGCTCCTGCTAAGTTAAATTTGTACTTAAGCATCGATGATAAACGATCCGATGGCTTTCACGAAATTACTTCGTTGATGCTCTCGGTAGGAATATACGACACTTTAGTTTTCACGGAGGAACCTTCAGCAGAAGTCGAGTTGCGTGTTACCGAAGCCAATTCACTTCTCACTCCACTCAAGAAAAACCGGCAGCGTATCCCCGCGGGTGAAGAGAATCTGGTTGTGAGAGCAATCCGGTTACTTCAGGAACAGACGGGGCAACATCAGGGAATTCGCATTGAGTTGATCAAGCGGATTCCAGCTGAAGCCGGGCTGGGCGGAGGATCGAGTGATGCAGCTGCAGCCTTATTTGCTGCCAATAAACTCTGGCGTCTGGGATTGTCGATTTCAGAACTGTGTGAAATCGCGGCGAAACTGGGCAGTGATATTCCTTTCTTTCTGACAGCCAGCCACAGTGCCATCTGTCGCGGGAGAGGCGAAATCATTGAACCTGTTTCTGTTCCCCAATGTCTGCATTTTGTGGTTGTGCGACCTCAGTCGGGTTTATCAACGGCGGAAGTTTATCGGCACTGTCGAGTGGGAAGTCACTCGGAAAATCAGGTGGAACAACTTGTCAGCAACCTGGCTTCTGGTCAATTTCATGCATTATCCAGCCTGATGTTGAATGATCTGCAGGCACCCGCCGAAAAACTGAATTCCGATATATTAATATTAAAAGATTACTTCTCAAAACAGTCCGTTTTGGGGCATATGATGAGTGGAAGTGGGACTGCCTACTTTGGAGTCTGCCAAAACAGAGCACAGGCATCTCAAATTGCTGCGCGATTACGATCCACAGTGAAAGGGCATGTATTTGTCGTCCAGAACCGCCTATAG
- the uvrA gene encoding excinuclease ABC subunit UvrA — MSQKDIIITGAREHNLQNVSVRLPRNQLIVMTGVSGSGKSSLAFDTLYAEGQRRYVESLSSYARQFLGQMPKPEVDAISGLAPSISIQQKMSGRNPRSTVGTITEIYDYLRVLFARVGQGFCENCGKPISSQSSERIIDSIAVLPDKTRYSILAPLIQQQKGEYKDLFEDLLKQGFLRARVDGRIIQLSDQLQLDRQMRHTIEVVIDRLVAGKVSRARLAESVELALKLANGTLIIATEVSKKTESSDSEESLQDKLYSSRYACTDCGISYEPPTPQLFSFNSPLGMCGECNGLGMRYDFPLDALISKETVSIQKGAFELLGPLSKVGKWRRHIYNGVARSIENDLNLPEDSFLKTPWNELPAAAQQQFLYGTGDRNITFSWRHSGGIWKHGGTWDGYVEELLESYRKTSNPMRRKQLEKYMDFVECSSCQGTRLNSQARHVRITSLSDAYSSKQTHSSKTLPEVCAFSIEEAAGFFETLDLDETGLLIADEVLKEIRGRLGFLLRCGLNYLTLDRTAPTLSGGESQRIRLAGQIGCGLVGVVYILDEPSIGLHPRDNTMLLESLCDLRDQGNTVIVVEHDEETMRAADHIVDFGPGPGVRGGYIVAEGSYQKILKAKESVTGQFLAGKEKIEIPEQRRSLVKKDSIVIKGAKHHNLKDITTRIPTKGLICVTGVSGSGKSSLINDILWPVLNQKVNKGKGDPGSHQSVTGLELIDKAIDIDQSPIGRTPRSNPATYVKVFDLIRDLYTKLPDSRMRGYKAGRFSFNVPGGRCEACEGHGANKLEMDFLADVWVPCPVCEGRRFHHETLEIRYKGANIAEVLEMDIQQAIEHFQNVPKILKLLESLHDVGLDYLKLGQPSPTLSGGEAQRVKLARELGKRSTGSTFYLLDEPTTGLHFADVKLLLKVLHHLADAGNTVLVVEHHLDVIKTADWVIDLGPEGGEGGGTILVEGTPEEVAACPWSYTGLALKEQTDLVPAKTVKGKKKQALILNNPHLRWQSASTKRNGKSNGDSSQITIRGAGQHNLQNVDLQITRDQMNVFCGPSGSGKSSLAMDTLYAEGQRRYVESLSAYARQFLGQMPKPKFEHIHGLSPAIAIEQKTTGHSPRSTVGTVTEIYDYLRVLYARLGTMYCPDCDVPVETQTTDEVIERILAMEAGTRLLILAPVDINVGQAYETLWEKLRSQGFLRVRIDGVTCRLEEVPDIDRRRRHEVEVVIDRITVAAKNRSRIADSVESALALGAGLMYACYCDDEVPEQEWDFETFSLFYFCDQCGQSFEELTPHNYSFNSPLGWCEYCEGLGTELGTNLSELIPDPNRSLQDAAVAAWPDPRTNAKFKITLDAIAKQFRIPLDVPFNQLSVKQQRFVLYGDEDRWIPLDEAGTVQFQYKGLYPAIEEASRLSFGFRSRLQEMTGEVPCSVCNGSRLRTDAAAVRFQGKTVGQFCDLPLKAALAFIKTAKLDKRQKQIAGDLIKEATSRLQFLVDVGLEYLTLSRPLPTLSGGESQRIRLAGQVGRSLTGVLYVLDEPTIGLHPRDNTRLINTLKKLRDIGNTIVMVEHDREVLEASDCLYDFGPGAGRFGGTIVGKGSPKQLKRKKKSLTGQYLADQLTIPLPQERRVIYEKQGKTETPLSPTGHWLELKGARQHNLKSVDLKIPLGSFTCITGVSGSGKSSLVEETLARAVTKKLHRSKEAPGPHDDLLGLDQINKAIIVDQKPLGNTPASNPATYTGVFDQIRELFSRLPDAKVRGYQPGRFSFNRSGGRCEDCDGNGQRCIEMHFLPDVWVTCETCNGKRYNQETLSVKYKGKSIADVLEMSIGEVAELFNNIPAIRRTMETLCAIGLDYLTLGQSAPTLSGGESQRVKLAAELARPSTGKTLYLLDEPTTGLHFDDIAKLLKVLNSLVELGNTVIVIEHNLDVIKTADWLVDVGPEAGSEGGQIIAAGTPEKLVEHAERFQKQGKATKSRKTSQEPLLRSYTGEILQPIISTGKRVEREIFDAQSLGEKQEGDLDLKQIGRDAQMPWQKEGRRWHTQDHVSLSGAACQWEGAALETVIDFIENKEGFGEINWNHRSIVEVNGPVKKQGWFLHANTGDEWLLRLSFRVKRNTFKQDELRDQLSLKSLDDLDELPIYGRSNRVRVKNLKGPWQEVSLTIHWQEEIATPGFQEFLETSCESYLGLIHREEIKPEEIMPWKVLKKKWHLSRKGFPNNKRVRWDAELLESLFDLLEQTYPHAAYQWDSKSLVNLSHAGKKKPFLTVHTKRREGVDLTLQGTAGKITLGKIADLGDEREIKTDARGKEQARIRFTQKKQVESKSFKALLASIT; from the coding sequence ATGTCACAAAAAGATATTATTATTACCGGTGCCCGTGAGCACAATCTGCAGAATGTCAGTGTGCGCCTCCCCCGCAATCAGCTGATCGTCATGACCGGCGTGAGTGGCTCCGGTAAAAGTTCACTCGCCTTTGATACGCTCTATGCAGAAGGTCAAAGGCGCTACGTCGAATCACTGTCCAGTTACGCACGCCAGTTTCTCGGGCAGATGCCCAAACCCGAAGTCGATGCGATTTCCGGGCTGGCACCCTCGATTTCCATTCAGCAGAAAATGAGCGGACGCAATCCCCGCAGTACCGTGGGGACGATCACCGAAATTTACGATTACCTCCGCGTCCTGTTTGCCCGCGTCGGGCAGGGCTTCTGCGAAAATTGCGGCAAACCAATCAGCTCGCAGAGCAGTGAACGCATTATCGATTCGATCGCGGTACTCCCCGATAAGACCCGGTATTCCATTCTCGCGCCGCTGATTCAGCAGCAGAAGGGGGAATACAAAGACCTCTTCGAAGACCTGCTCAAACAGGGCTTTCTGCGGGCCCGCGTGGATGGTCGCATTATTCAACTTTCAGACCAGTTGCAGCTCGACCGCCAGATGCGTCATACGATCGAAGTGGTGATCGACCGTCTCGTTGCCGGCAAAGTCAGCCGGGCCCGCCTGGCGGAGTCCGTGGAACTCGCCTTGAAACTGGCGAACGGCACCCTGATTATCGCCACGGAAGTCTCAAAGAAAACAGAGAGCAGCGACAGCGAAGAAAGCCTGCAGGACAAACTCTACAGTTCCCGCTATGCCTGCACCGATTGTGGCATCAGTTACGAACCACCCACGCCGCAGCTGTTCAGCTTCAACAGTCCCCTCGGGATGTGCGGTGAATGTAACGGGCTGGGCATGCGGTATGATTTTCCGCTCGATGCGTTGATCTCCAAAGAGACCGTGTCGATTCAAAAAGGAGCTTTCGAACTGCTGGGCCCGCTCAGCAAAGTCGGTAAGTGGCGCCGTCACATTTATAATGGCGTGGCCCGTTCGATTGAAAACGATCTGAATCTGCCTGAAGACAGCTTCCTGAAAACTCCCTGGAACGAACTGCCTGCCGCCGCTCAACAGCAGTTTCTGTACGGTACCGGCGATCGTAATATCACCTTCAGCTGGCGGCATTCGGGGGGCATCTGGAAACATGGGGGCACGTGGGACGGCTATGTCGAAGAACTGCTGGAAAGTTATCGCAAAACCAGTAATCCCATGCGGCGGAAACAGCTCGAAAAATACATGGACTTTGTCGAATGCTCGAGCTGTCAGGGCACGCGTCTGAATTCGCAGGCCCGGCACGTGCGCATCACCTCTCTCAGTGATGCATACTCCAGCAAACAGACACACAGTTCAAAAACGCTGCCCGAGGTCTGTGCTTTCAGTATTGAAGAAGCCGCCGGTTTCTTTGAAACACTGGACCTGGACGAAACCGGTTTACTGATCGCCGACGAAGTCCTCAAAGAGATTCGTGGCCGACTCGGGTTTCTGCTGCGTTGCGGCTTGAATTACCTGACGCTGGATCGCACCGCGCCCACACTTTCCGGCGGTGAAAGTCAGCGAATTCGCCTCGCCGGGCAGATTGGCTGTGGCCTGGTGGGGGTCGTCTACATTCTGGATGAACCTTCGATTGGCCTGCATCCCCGCGACAATACGATGCTGCTGGAAAGTCTCTGTGACCTGCGCGATCAGGGCAATACCGTCATCGTTGTCGAACACGATGAAGAAACGATGCGCGCCGCCGATCACATTGTGGACTTCGGACCCGGCCCTGGTGTGCGTGGCGGTTACATCGTTGCAGAAGGCTCGTATCAGAAAATTCTCAAAGCAAAAGAGAGCGTCACCGGACAGTTTCTCGCCGGTAAAGAGAAGATCGAGATCCCTGAACAGCGGCGGTCGCTCGTCAAAAAAGATTCGATTGTGATTAAAGGGGCGAAACATCATAACCTCAAAGACATCACCACCCGCATCCCCACCAAGGGGCTGATCTGTGTAACGGGCGTGAGCGGGTCCGGGAAAAGTTCTCTCATCAATGATATTCTCTGGCCGGTTCTGAATCAGAAAGTCAACAAAGGCAAAGGCGATCCCGGGTCGCATCAGAGTGTGACCGGACTGGAACTGATCGATAAAGCCATCGACATCGATCAGTCCCCCATCGGCCGCACACCCCGATCCAATCCGGCGACTTACGTGAAGGTATTCGATCTGATTCGGGACCTGTATACGAAGCTCCCCGATTCCCGGATGCGGGGTTATAAAGCGGGGCGTTTCAGTTTCAATGTTCCCGGCGGTCGCTGTGAAGCCTGTGAAGGACACGGCGCTAATAAACTGGAGATGGACTTTCTCGCGGATGTCTGGGTCCCCTGTCCGGTGTGCGAAGGCCGCCGCTTTCATCATGAGACACTCGAGATCCGCTATAAAGGTGCGAACATCGCTGAAGTGCTCGAGATGGACATTCAGCAGGCGATCGAACATTTTCAGAACGTCCCCAAAATCTTAAAGCTGCTCGAATCTCTGCATGATGTGGGGTTGGATTATCTGAAACTCGGACAACCCTCGCCAACCCTCTCCGGCGGAGAAGCCCAGCGGGTGAAACTGGCCCGCGAACTGGGGAAACGTTCCACAGGCAGTACCTTTTATCTGCTGGATGAGCCGACGACCGGGTTGCATTTTGCCGATGTGAAGCTGCTGCTCAAGGTTCTGCATCACCTGGCGGACGCCGGCAATACGGTGCTTGTGGTCGAACATCATCTGGATGTGATTAAAACCGCCGACTGGGTGATTGATCTCGGCCCCGAAGGAGGCGAAGGGGGAGGCACCATTCTGGTCGAAGGCACGCCGGAAGAAGTTGCCGCCTGTCCCTGGTCCTATACTGGACTGGCACTCAAAGAACAGACTGATCTGGTTCCCGCAAAAACCGTCAAAGGCAAAAAGAAACAGGCGCTGATCTTAAACAATCCCCATTTGCGCTGGCAGTCTGCCAGCACGAAGCGGAACGGAAAGTCCAACGGCGACAGTTCGCAGATTACGATTCGCGGCGCAGGCCAGCATAACCTGCAGAACGTGGATCTGCAGATCACCCGCGACCAGATGAATGTCTTCTGTGGCCCGAGCGGCAGTGGCAAATCGTCGCTGGCCATGGATACGCTCTACGCCGAAGGACAGCGTCGTTATGTCGAATCTCTGTCTGCATATGCACGGCAGTTCCTGGGACAGATGCCCAAACCCAAATTCGAGCATATTCACGGCCTTTCGCCGGCGATTGCCATCGAACAGAAAACCACAGGCCATTCTCCCCGTTCCACCGTGGGTACGGTCACGGAGATCTATGATTACCTGCGTGTGCTCTATGCGCGACTGGGAACCATGTACTGCCCCGACTGCGATGTTCCCGTGGAAACACAGACCACCGACGAAGTGATCGAACGCATTCTCGCAATGGAAGCAGGCACCAGACTGTTGATTCTGGCACCCGTTGATATCAACGTGGGTCAGGCTTACGAAACGCTCTGGGAAAAATTACGATCGCAGGGCTTCCTGCGCGTTCGCATCGATGGCGTGACCTGTCGCCTGGAAGAGGTTCCCGATATCGACCGCCGTCGTCGACATGAAGTCGAAGTGGTCATCGACCGCATCACCGTCGCTGCTAAAAACCGTTCGCGGATTGCTGATTCCGTAGAATCCGCGCTAGCGCTTGGCGCAGGTCTGATGTATGCCTGCTACTGCGACGATGAAGTTCCTGAACAGGAATGGGATTTCGAAACCTTCAGCCTGTTCTACTTCTGCGATCAGTGTGGCCAGAGCTTTGAAGAACTGACACCTCACAATTACTCCTTTAACAGTCCGCTGGGCTGGTGTGAATATTGTGAAGGGCTGGGAACCGAACTGGGTACGAACCTGTCCGAGCTGATTCCCGATCCCAACCGCAGTCTGCAGGACGCGGCCGTCGCCGCCTGGCCTGATCCCCGGACCAACGCCAAATTCAAAATAACTCTGGACGCGATCGCAAAGCAGTTTCGGATTCCCCTGGATGTCCCCTTCAATCAGTTGAGTGTGAAACAGCAGCGATTTGTGTTGTACGGCGATGAAGATCGCTGGATTCCCCTCGACGAAGCAGGCACAGTTCAGTTTCAGTACAAAGGTCTCTACCCGGCCATTGAAGAAGCCTCGCGCCTTTCGTTTGGCTTTCGCAGTCGACTGCAGGAGATGACAGGCGAAGTTCCCTGCTCGGTCTGTAACGGGAGTCGCCTGCGAACGGATGCCGCCGCGGTCCGCTTTCAGGGGAAGACCGTCGGCCAGTTCTGTGATCTCCCTCTGAAAGCGGCGCTTGCGTTTATCAAGACCGCAAAACTCGACAAACGGCAAAAGCAGATCGCGGGAGACCTGATCAAAGAAGCCACGAGCCGCCTGCAGTTCCTCGTCGATGTGGGACTCGAATATCTGACGCTGAGTCGTCCGCTGCCCACACTCTCCGGCGGAGAGAGCCAGCGAATTCGTCTGGCGGGGCAGGTAGGACGTTCGCTGACAGGCGTGTTGTATGTGCTGGATGAGCCCACGATCGGCCTGCATCCCCGCGATAATACGCGGTTGATCAACACACTGAAAAAACTCCGCGATATCGGCAATACGATTGTAATGGTCGAGCATGATCGCGAAGTCCTGGAAGCCTCGGACTGTCTGTACGATTTTGGACCCGGCGCAGGCCGCTTTGGGGGGACCATTGTCGGCAAAGGTTCACCCAAACAGCTCAAACGCAAAAAGAAATCACTCACCGGCCAGTATCTTGCGGATCAACTGACGATCCCGCTGCCTCAGGAACGGCGTGTGATCTATGAAAAACAGGGCAAGACAGAGACGCCGCTTTCCCCCACCGGTCACTGGCTGGAATTAAAGGGCGCCCGGCAGCACAATCTGAAGTCCGTCGATCTGAAAATTCCCCTGGGGTCATTCACATGCATTACGGGCGTATCGGGATCGGGCAAAAGTTCGCTGGTGGAAGAAACACTGGCCCGGGCAGTGACCAAAAAACTGCATCGTTCCAAAGAAGCACCCGGACCGCATGACGATCTGCTGGGGCTCGACCAGATCAATAAAGCGATTATCGTCGATCAGAAACCGCTGGGAAACACGCCCGCTTCCAATCCGGCGACTTATACCGGCGTCTTCGATCAGATCCGCGAACTATTCTCGCGGCTGCCGGATGCCAAAGTGCGCGGCTATCAACCGGGCCGCTTCAGCTTCAATCGTTCCGGCGGTCGCTGTGAAGACTGTGATGGGAATGGCCAGCGTTGCATCGAAATGCACTTTCTGCCCGATGTCTGGGTGACCTGTGAAACATGTAACGGCAAACGTTATAACCAGGAGACTCTCTCGGTCAAATATAAAGGAAAATCCATCGCGGATGTGCTGGAAATGTCAATCGGCGAAGTGGCCGAGTTATTCAATAACATTCCCGCCATCCGCCGCACGATGGAAACGCTGTGTGCGATCGGTCTGGACTATCTGACATTGGGGCAATCCGCGCCAACGCTGTCCGGCGGAGAATCGCAGCGGGTGAAACTGGCAGCCGAACTGGCGCGACCCAGTACCGGCAAGACGCTCTATCTGCTCGACGAACCGACTACGGGTCTGCATTTCGACGACATTGCCAAACTGCTGAAGGTGTTGAACAGCCTGGTGGAATTGGGTAACACCGTCATTGTCATCGAACATAATCTGGATGTGATCAAAACAGCAGACTGGCTGGTCGACGTCGGGCCGGAAGCCGGCAGTGAGGGCGGACAGATCATTGCTGCGGGAACGCCTGAGAAACTGGTCGAACATGCAGAGCGTTTTCAGAAACAGGGCAAAGCCACCAAATCACGCAAAACGAGTCAGGAACCGTTACTCAGATCTTATACCGGTGAGATCCTGCAGCCGATCATCTCAACGGGGAAACGCGTGGAACGCGAAATCTTTGACGCGCAGAGCCTGGGAGAAAAGCAGGAGGGCGATCTCGATCTCAAACAGATCGGTCGCGACGCCCAGATGCCGTGGCAGAAAGAGGGACGCCGCTGGCATACCCAGGATCATGTTTCCCTGTCAGGAGCCGCCTGTCAGTGGGAAGGTGCGGCTCTGGAAACTGTGATTGACTTTATCGAAAACAAAGAGGGCTTCGGCGAGATTAACTGGAATCATCGCAGCATCGTCGAAGTCAATGGCCCGGTGAAAAAGCAGGGCTGGTTCCTGCATGCCAATACCGGCGATGAATGGCTGTTGCGGCTCAGCTTCCGCGTGAAACGCAATACGTTCAAACAGGATGAACTGCGCGATCAGTTGTCTTTAAAGTCGCTGGACGATCTGGATGAACTGCCGATCTACGGTCGCTCAAATCGGGTCCGCGTCAAAAACCTGAAAGGCCCCTGGCAGGAAGTCAGCCTGACGATCCACTGGCAGGAAGAAATCGCGACGCCCGGCTTCCAGGAGTTTCTGGAGACCTCTTGCGAATCGTACCTCGGTCTGATTCACCGTGAGGAAATTAAGCCCGAGGAGATCATGCCCTGGAAAGTCTTGAAAAAGAAATGGCATCTTTCCCGGAAAGGCTTCCCGAACAATAAACGGGTCCGCTGGGATGCGGAACTGCTGGAGTCCTTATTTGATCTGCTGGAGCAGACTTACCCGCATGCAGCATACCAGTGGGACAGTAAGTCGCTGGTCAATCTGTCGCACGCCGGGAAAAAGAAACCGTTTCTTACCGTGCATACCAAACGTCGTGAAGGCGTCGATCTGACGCTGCAGGGAACGGCGGGCAAGATTACTCTGGGTAAAATTGCTGACTTGGGGGATGAGCGGGAGATAAAAACGGATGCGCGAGGCAAGGAACAGGCCCGCATTCGCTTCACTCAGAAAAAACAGGTCGAGTCAAAATCGTTCAAAGCGTTACTGGCATCAATTACTTAA